From the genome of Glycine soja cultivar W05 chromosome 14, ASM419377v2, whole genome shotgun sequence:
TAAATGGAAAGGCAATGTGTTGACCTAATAccaatgagttttttttattgaaataataagttaatttatttatatatacacaCTAACGTCATCCtcataattaatgattattatatattaaaagtttataTAGATACGTGTGCTTGCTGAGATCATATTCATTCACCTTTTATGCTGTACTCAAATCATCAATTAAAATGAGTTAAATTATTATCTTCATAGTGACAATATTACCATAGTCTATTGCTAAAGATTGCTGAGCAGTACATAACAAGTATGCTTTACAAGCAACTTTATTATCATTCAAATTCTAAATGCAACAAATCACAAAGCCTAGGGTGATAAAATGGTTCTAACAAGATCATCCATTGCTCTCACAGAAGACCCTTTTTCTTTACCTTCCTCTGTTATGGCCTCTCTCATGTGAGCTGCAATCTCAGTCGCCTTCTCCTTCATCGCCTTTCCCTTTCCTTCTTGCTCCATAACTATCTCTATAACCTTCTTAACCTGCTTCCCAGAGATCACAGTTTTCACAGTTTGAGTGAGCTCAACAGCCACACCCATTTTCTCCACCAACATCTTTAGATTGAATGTTTGTTCTGCAGCTAGTGGCCACCCAATCATAGGAACCCCATAGCTGAGGCTCTCCAACACAGAGTTCCATCCACAATGGCTTAGAAACGCTCCTGTGGAACTGTGTGACAGAATCTCCAACTGGGGTCCCCATTTGTGCACCAAAAGGCCACGTTTggtgtctctcattctctcttcAAACCCTTTTGGCAACCATTCTGCAATGAACTCTCCATTGATGTCAAAACCAAAAGGTGGCCTTATGATCCAAATAAACGATCTACCACTCTCTTCCAATCCTTCAGCCAAAGCCATCATTTGAGATGCAGTTATAGTGTTCTGTGACCCAAATGAAATGTAGAGAACAGAACTCTCATCCTTCGAATCCAGCCACTGCATGCATGCATCAAGGGCTATGCCAGATTCTTTTCCTGCACGATGTTTTGAATCCATGAGTGAAGCAGGTGGAAGGAGAGGCCCCACAGGCCAAACGGGAAGTTGAAGATAGTTCCTGAGAAGTTGCAACCCCAAAGGCTCAATCTCCTGAACCGTGTTGCAGATCCACCCATCAGACTTCATAGAAAGTGCAATCTGTGGAACAATGAATCTTGACCAGTCATCAGTGCCATCAGCTGCTAGAAGAAACTTATGCAATTGAGTACGGTGGAATTTGTAGTTTTGAGGGAACCCCGGAACGCAAAACTCATCAGAGTCAGTTTTCCTGTGAGGGAGATTGAACCAGATAGAAACATAGGCCAAGGTTCCATAAGCACCGCAAGTGGTGAAGCTTAGGTTCCTAATACATAAACTCTTTGCAACGTTGTTAACCCAGCCAAGAAACACGTCAGATATTGTGCAAAGTGGAGGGTGACCCTCTTCTTCTGTGATCTGTGATATCAAGGAGCGAAGGGGAGGCTCAAGGGTGAGTGATGCATGACAGAGTTTCATTAGTTGAGTGAGAGGAAGCTTCTCTGTGTTGTCTATGTTGGGTGGCAAATCGTGTAGAGTGGAGTTGAAGGGTAACT
Proteins encoded in this window:
- the LOC114383084 gene encoding UDP-glycosyltransferase 92A1-like codes for the protein MAETPKKKKKGHVVMVPFMAQGHIIPFLALAREIQQSTSFTITIANTPFNIQYLRSALSSSTSPNHQIRLAELPFNSTLHDLPPNIDNTEKLPLTQLMKLCHASLTLEPPLRSLISQITEEEGHPPLCTISDVFLGWVNNVAKSLCIRNLSFTTCGAYGTLAYVSIWFNLPHRKTDSDEFCVPGFPQNYKFHRTQLHKFLLAADGTDDWSRFIVPQIALSMKSDGWICNTVQEIEPLGLQLLRNYLQLPVWPVGPLLPPASLMDSKHRAGKESGIALDACMQWLDSKDESSVLYISFGSQNTITASQMMALAEGLEESGRSFIWIIRPPFGFDINGEFIAEWLPKGFEERMRDTKRGLLVHKWGPQLEILSHSSTGAFLSHCGWNSVLESLSYGVPMIGWPLAAEQTFNLKMLVEKMGVAVELTQTVKTVISGKQVKKVIEIVMEQEGKGKAMKEKATEIAAHMREAITEEGKEKGSSVRAMDDLVRTILSP